The following coding sequences are from one Helicoverpa zea isolate HzStark_Cry1AcR chromosome 4, ilHelZeax1.1, whole genome shotgun sequence window:
- the LOC124629584 gene encoding serine/arginine-rich splicing factor 7-like yields the protein MSRYGDCKVYVGDLGNNASKPELEDAFSYYGPLRNVWVARNPPGFAFVEFEDPRDAEDAIRGLDGRTICGRRARVEMSNGGRGYGGRGPPPRSRLPPRPYDDRCYDCGDRGHYARDCTRRRRRSRSRSRRRTRSRSPRSGSRSRSRSRSRSRSKARSMSRSRSRSPSKDSKKSN from the exons ATGTCACGTTACGGTGACTGCAAAGTATATGTGGGAGATTTAGGCAACAATGCAAGCAAGCCTGAACTTGAAGATGCATTTTCATATTACGGACCCTTGAGAAATGTGTGGGTTGCTAGAAACCCACCCGGCTTCGCTTTTGTAGAATTTGAAGACCCCCGGGATGCCGAAGACGCt ATACGCGGCTTAGATGGAAGAACAATATGTGGACGACGTGCTCGTGTAGAAATGTCCAATGGGGGACGAGGTTACGGGGGCCGTGGGCCGCCACCTAGGTCTCGCCTGCCGCCTCGGCCCTATGACGACCGCTGTTATGACTGTGGAGACAGAGGACATTATGCTCGTGATTGtacacgccgccgccgccgcag CCGATCAAGGTCCCGCCGCCGCACGCGCTCCCGCTCTCCGCGCTCGGGCTCCCGCTCCCGCAGCCGCAGCCGCTCTCGCTCGCGCTCCAAGGCACGATCCATGTCGCGGTCAAGATCTCGTTCTCCATCCAAAGATTCTAAAAAATCTAACTAG